From the genome of Pelobacter propionicus DSM 2379, one region includes:
- a CDS encoding cohesin domain-containing protein codes for MLSNPKIRVKNREKAKFTVGKRIPITTSNTTNETVSVNVQYIDVGVKLNAEPTILRNNEIVIKLGLEVSQDTDRQTVGSAENATTVVTIATRNLETVLSLKDGETSVIGGLIEKVDSNNKSKIFLLSDIPLLGELLTNTESSNRKSELVLAITPRLVRGVTVPENGLASFASGKEDDPALGRSLASFDQEPLFDGPKPPPPAPAPQGVTSPAATPQAAPPQIPQPEAQPELQSEAPAAGQEVMLQVGAPPSVASGEQFTLEVKLGPVNDLVKAPFVLGFDPLLVEFVAVNEGEFLKRDGVPTVFGNSVSPAAGSVTVNLGREEGRAGISGEGTLASLLFRAKQKGAAAFSLRDAGFSRSGGGQLELSTSGATVEIQ; via the coding sequence GTGCTCTCCAATCCCAAGATCAGGGTCAAGAACAGGGAAAAAGCGAAGTTCACGGTGGGCAAACGCATCCCCATCACCACCTCCAACACCACCAACGAAACGGTCAGCGTCAATGTCCAGTACATCGATGTGGGGGTCAAGCTGAACGCCGAACCGACCATTCTGCGCAACAATGAAATCGTGATCAAGCTGGGGCTGGAGGTGAGCCAGGATACCGATAGGCAGACAGTGGGAAGTGCTGAAAACGCCACCACCGTGGTCACCATCGCCACCCGCAACCTGGAGACGGTCTTAAGCCTGAAGGATGGCGAGACCAGCGTGATCGGCGGCCTGATCGAGAAAGTTGACTCCAATAACAAGAGTAAGATCTTCCTGCTCAGTGACATACCGCTGTTGGGTGAACTCCTGACCAATACCGAATCATCCAACAGAAAGAGCGAGCTGGTCCTGGCCATCACCCCCCGCCTGGTGCGCGGCGTGACCGTGCCCGAGAACGGCCTGGCGTCGTTTGCCTCGGGCAAGGAGGACGATCCGGCCCTGGGCAGGTCCCTGGCATCCTTTGACCAGGAGCCTCTCTTCGATGGTCCGAAGCCGCCACCCCCGGCCCCCGCGCCCCAAGGGGTGACTTCCCCGGCAGCAACGCCCCAAGCGGCACCCCCGCAGATACCCCAGCCGGAAGCACAGCCCGAGCTGCAGTCCGAGGCGCCAGCCGCGGGCCAGGAGGTCATGTTGCAGGTCGGCGCCCCCCCTTCCGTCGCCAGTGGCGAGCAGTTCACCCTGGAGGTTAAGCTCGGTCCGGTCAACGACCTGGTCAAGGCACCCTTTGTGCTCGGCTTTGATCCGCTTCTGGTGGAATTCGTCGCGGTGAACGAGGGTGAGTTCCTTAAGAGAGACGGTGTTCCCACGGTCTTCGGCAACTCCGTCAGCCCGGCGGCGGGGAGCGTGACCGTCAACCTGGGCCGCGAGGAGGGGCGTGCGGGTATCTCCGGCGAGGGAACCCTTGCCTCGCTGCTCTTCCGTGCCAAGCAGAAAGGGGCTGCCGCATTCTCGCTGCGCGATGCCGGATTCAGCCGTTCCGGCGGCGGACAGCTCGAACTCAGCACCTCGGGCGCAACCGTGGAGATACAATAG
- a CDS encoding secretin N-terminal domain-containing protein — translation MRNLTYLLIVGLLAGIGLSGCSTASSAFNKGEQLEAEGKYEEAMYSYADAFRNDPDAGEYRIRFFKARERAADLRYKQGTRLYGEGNYAAALAEFQAGLGIDPTQGRFEQLVERTRRLKDARQAYQEGLEFEKGNKFKDANRMYNRAVELEPGNDEYRTALARVLGLRRNRLDRFELSLKSARPITLKFRDARIKDVFGIITQLSGINFIFDEGVKDQPVTIYLENATFQQALDLLTNMYKLGRKVANESTVIIYPRTPEKSKQYEDMTLRTFHLNYLEAKKAINLIRTLLQVRKIYVNEESNSIVVRDSRDVVDVVEKILDASDVPDAELILDVEVLEIGDTDTKNVGLLLSPYNVQMGAFNSAGDPMSSTLSTTTSGDSTTTPSLTDQLIKVFSSSGYGAYATVPTATFNFG, via the coding sequence ATGCGCAATCTGACATATCTACTCATAGTCGGTCTGCTGGCCGGGATAGGGCTGTCCGGTTGCTCCACCGCCAGTTCCGCTTTCAACAAGGGTGAACAGCTGGAGGCCGAGGGTAAGTATGAAGAAGCCATGTACAGCTATGCCGACGCATTTCGTAACGACCCGGATGCCGGGGAGTACCGGATCCGTTTTTTCAAGGCCCGTGAAAGGGCGGCGGATTTGCGCTACAAGCAGGGAACCAGGCTGTACGGGGAGGGTAACTATGCCGCGGCGCTGGCGGAGTTCCAGGCCGGCTTGGGAATCGATCCGACCCAGGGGCGCTTTGAGCAGTTGGTGGAGCGGACCAGGCGCCTCAAGGATGCCCGGCAGGCCTACCAGGAGGGGCTGGAGTTCGAGAAGGGAAACAAGTTCAAGGATGCCAACCGGATGTACAACCGCGCGGTGGAACTGGAGCCGGGCAACGACGAATATCGCACGGCCCTGGCCCGCGTTCTCGGGCTGCGCAGGAACAGGCTGGACCGTTTCGAGCTGAGTCTCAAGTCAGCCCGTCCCATAACCCTCAAGTTCAGGGATGCCCGGATCAAGGATGTCTTTGGCATCATCACCCAGCTGTCCGGGATCAACTTCATCTTCGACGAGGGGGTCAAGGACCAGCCGGTGACCATCTACCTGGAGAACGCCACCTTTCAGCAGGCCCTGGATCTTCTGACCAACATGTACAAGCTGGGGCGCAAGGTAGCCAACGAGAGCACGGTGATCATCTATCCCCGGACGCCGGAAAAATCAAAACAGTACGAGGATATGACCCTGCGTACCTTCCACCTCAACTACCTGGAGGCGAAGAAGGCCATCAACCTGATCCGCACCCTGCTCCAAGTGCGCAAGATCTATGTCAACGAGGAGTCCAACTCCATCGTGGTGCGCGACAGCCGCGACGTGGTGGATGTGGTGGAGAAGATCCTGGATGCCAGTGACGTGCCGGACGCCGAACTGATCCTGGATGTGGAGGTGCTGGAGATCGGTGATACTGATACCAAAAACGTGGGGCTGCTGCTCTCCCCCTACAACGTGCAGATGGGCGCCTTCAACTCGGCGGGAGATCCGATGTCGTCAACCCTTTCGACGACCACTTCCGGTGACAGCACCACAACGCCCAGCCTGACGGATCAGCTGATCAAGGTCTTCTCCAGCAGCGGCTATGGCGCTTACGCCACCGTGCCCACGGCCACGTTCAATTTCGGCTAG
- the pilO gene encoding type 4a pilus biogenesis protein PilO produces the protein MKAQLLEILRLKRRPLIVGFLLLLVTIALFVVVDGYQAPRIAAAQTKWSELRRQVALSGRTDLSAVYRQNGIDLETLRGRIHPRRQFPRLLGEILEQAASSGVSRGPISYKPRAIGEEKLLAYGVTMSVSGRYAAIKSFLADLLNSRELVVVEDFSLTNGDFMEEKVTMDLHLTIYLREDA, from the coding sequence GTGAAGGCCCAACTGCTGGAGATACTGCGCCTGAAGCGGCGTCCGTTGATCGTGGGGTTTCTTCTTCTTCTGGTTACGATTGCGCTCTTTGTCGTGGTCGACGGCTACCAGGCACCCAGGATCGCCGCCGCCCAGACGAAATGGAGCGAGTTGCGCCGCCAGGTGGCCCTGTCCGGTCGCACCGATCTCTCTGCCGTATACAGGCAGAACGGCATCGACCTGGAAACGCTCAGGGGTAGAATTCACCCCCGGCGCCAGTTTCCGCGACTTTTGGGCGAGATTCTGGAACAGGCCGCATCCAGCGGCGTGAGCAGAGGCCCGATCTCCTACAAGCCGCGCGCCATCGGGGAAGAAAAACTCCTGGCCTACGGCGTTACCATGAGTGTCAGCGGCAGGTACGCCGCCATAAAGAGTTTCCTGGCGGATCTGCTGAACAGTCGCGAACTGGTGGTCGTGGAGGATTTCAGTCTGACCAACGGCGATTTCATGGAGGAAAAGGTGACCATGGATCTCCACCTGACGATCTATCTGCGGGAGGATGCATGA